The Candidatus Uhrbacteria bacterium genome has a segment encoding these proteins:
- a CDS encoding VOC family protein has protein sequence MLNGLESFVPRLLELTRQAGIDVSEYLMDHVCYRVADMKRYEELAHVWRLFAEKTHESMVNGRPITVFTLYTPIKIAGRIIRVIELPAPKEGAPYPEGWEHAEFVIDEPFAHFMSRYDEHVFDTRGLAKEFNPELGYKLPEGLQIKFHQMPLECVIEIEADRGLPLPSEE, from the coding sequence ATGCTGAACGGACTCGAATCGTTCGTGCCTCGATTGCTCGAGCTCACTCGTCAGGCCGGGATCGACGTCTCGGAATATCTCATGGACCATGTGTGCTATCGCGTGGCGGACATGAAGCGTTATGAAGAGCTTGCGCATGTTTGGCGACTCTTTGCCGAGAAGACGCACGAGAGTATGGTGAACGGCCGGCCGATCACCGTGTTCACGCTTTACACGCCGATCAAGATCGCGGGACGTATCATCCGCGTGATCGAGTTGCCGGCGCCGAAAGAGGGTGCCCCGTATCCTGAAGGTTGGGAGCATGCAGAGTTCGTCATCGACGAGCCGTTTGCGCACTTCATGTCGCGCTACGACGAGCATGTCTTTGATACGAGAGGTCTCGCCAAAGAGTTCAATCCCGAACTCGGATACAAGCTGCCCGAAGGTCTGCAGATCAAGTTTCATCAGATGCCGCTCGAGTGCGTCATCGAGATCGAGGCGGATCGTGGATTGCCTCTACCTAGCGAAGAATAG
- a CDS encoding flippase, whose protein sequence is MSLARSLALNTGVQILGKGVSTVLGIVIIGLMTRQLGTEGFGAYSTANAFLQVFALLLDLGLNVTLVALLGEHAGDEKYERRCTSALFTLRIVMAFLILGLVAPAVALASPYPLALKLAIIALTGSFIFPSLNQVVVGAQQRHLRMSMAAIAENVGRVIALAGLLIAQSQGWGLVPIMWFISLAGFGNFILNFLSARKYADFHWNWDPVFWKMALHRSWPVGLSIAFGLAYFKADTLILSFVRPQTEVGIYGAAYRVLEILITVPFMYAGVLLPILSNAFAKKDLPKFKNLVTNSIDVMLVFCLPMMAGTWILGERIMILVAGPEFADSGRILSILIVAVAAIYLNTVFSHIVVAIDGQRKMIPVYIAVAIGAVIGYLLFIPTYGMWAAAWLTVASEVLVGLGSIIVSHKAIPTEFKPRVLLAAIGASILMSIFVWFLRDQFVAIPILVGAIVYALVLYAMGGIKKETLQDILKAKTSNPPLV, encoded by the coding sequence ATGTCGCTCGCCCGCTCCCTAGCCCTCAATACAGGCGTACAAATACTCGGTAAAGGCGTATCCACCGTTCTCGGCATCGTCATCATCGGGCTCATGACGCGCCAGCTCGGCACGGAAGGCTTTGGTGCCTACTCGACAGCAAACGCCTTTCTCCAAGTCTTCGCACTACTTCTCGACCTCGGCTTGAACGTAACGCTCGTCGCACTTCTCGGCGAGCATGCCGGTGATGAAAAATATGAGAGGCGCTGTACGAGCGCGCTTTTCACATTGCGCATCGTCATGGCGTTTTTGATTCTTGGTCTTGTCGCGCCAGCGGTCGCACTCGCTTCTCCTTATCCGCTTGCACTCAAACTCGCGATCATCGCTCTCACCGGTTCATTTATTTTCCCGAGCTTGAATCAAGTCGTCGTAGGCGCGCAACAGCGTCACCTTAGAATGTCGATGGCCGCCATTGCAGAAAATGTCGGCCGCGTGATCGCACTCGCCGGATTACTCATTGCACAATCGCAGGGCTGGGGCCTCGTGCCGATCATGTGGTTCATCTCGCTCGCCGGGTTTGGCAACTTCATCCTCAACTTCCTCTCTGCCCGCAAATACGCCGATTTCCACTGGAATTGGGACCCAGTGTTCTGGAAAATGGCTCTACACAGATCCTGGCCGGTCGGACTTTCTATTGCTTTCGGGCTCGCGTATTTCAAAGCGGACACGCTTATTCTCTCGTTTGTTCGTCCTCAAACCGAGGTCGGAATCTACGGAGCTGCTTACCGAGTACTTGAAATACTCATCACTGTCCCCTTCATGTATGCCGGCGTACTTCTTCCAATCCTCTCCAACGCCTTTGCAAAAAAAGATCTTCCAAAATTCAAAAACCTCGTCACCAACTCGATCGATGTCATGCTCGTCTTTTGTTTACCGATGATGGCCGGCACCTGGATCCTCGGCGAACGTATTATGATATTAGTCGCCGGTCCGGAGTTTGCGGACTCCGGTCGCATCCTTTCAATTTTGATCGTCGCCGTCGCCGCCATTTATTTAAATACCGTCTTCTCGCATATCGTGGTCGCAATCGATGGCCAGCGTAAAATGATTCCGGTTTATATTGCGGTTGCGATCGGCGCCGTGATCGGCTACCTCCTCTTCATTCCAACGTACGGCATGTGGGCAGCTGCCTGGCTCACCGTCGCTTCCGAAGTTCTCGTCGGACTTGGTTCCATCATCGTCTCGCACAAAGCCATACCGACAGAATTCAAGCCGCGCGTTCTCCTCGCCGCAATCGGCGCATCAATACTCATGTCGATTTTTGTCTGGTTCCTACGCGATCAATTCGTTGCGATTCCGATCCTTGTCGGCGCAATCGTCTATGCTCTCGTCCTCTACGCCATGGGCGGTATAAAAAAAGAGACGCTTCAAGACATTCTCAAAGCCAAAACGTCAAATCCTCCGCTAGTATAA
- a CDS encoding LytR C-terminal domain-containing protein, with translation MIKRTSAVKTPSSRAKASQAPIALETAPMTPAPSNGSGYSRVIPIVIALVLVIGGGAYFVSAAMNGKSGSDMSNIEVRDGVDPKEVANIIERVRELVVADSDEMPTVATVQDISVLRPQNPTLYRDAQNGDKLLVWSDKVVVYSATKDRLLVVMPINVTPDTTTQNTPPDARVAAATAAEEPSVTIEVRNGSATPGAARVLNDKLKAEGFQTLAPADAKNKAYPATIIYNATGKAIPKTLEKLIASTGGTVVTAAEGEGRTSADLLIIIGAK, from the coding sequence ATGATCAAGCGTACTTCCGCGGTAAAAACTCCATCGTCCAGAGCCAAGGCTTCTCAAGCTCCAATCGCTTTGGAAACAGCTCCGATGACACCGGCTCCATCTAATGGATCTGGATACTCTCGCGTTATTCCCATTGTTATTGCTCTTGTGCTTGTGATTGGTGGCGGTGCTTATTTTGTGAGTGCAGCCATGAACGGCAAGTCGGGTAGCGACATGTCGAATATCGAGGTTCGTGATGGAGTTGATCCAAAGGAAGTCGCAAATATTATTGAACGAGTCCGTGAGCTCGTCGTGGCGGATTCTGATGAAATGCCAACCGTTGCGACGGTTCAGGATATCTCAGTTCTGCGTCCTCAGAATCCGACACTTTATCGAGACGCCCAGAATGGAGACAAGCTCTTGGTGTGGTCGGATAAAGTCGTTGTTTACTCGGCTACCAAGGATCGATTGTTGGTCGTTATGCCGATTAACGTGACTCCTGATACGACAACGCAGAATACGCCGCCTGATGCACGAGTTGCCGCAGCAACAGCAGCAGAGGAGCCAAGCGTTACCATCGAGGTCCGCAATGGATCGGCGACGCCTGGAGCTGCCCGTGTATTGAACGATAAATTGAAAGCGGAAGGATTTCAGACGCTTGCTCCCGCCGATGCCAAGAATAAAGCGTATCCTGCCACGATTATCTATAATGCTACCGGCAAGGCGATTCCAAAGACGCTTGAGAAGCTGATTGCTTCAACTGGTGGAACGGTGGTTACGGCAGCAGAAGGGGAGGGAAGAACGAGCGCGGACCTGTTGATAATTATTGGCGCAAAATAA